The following proteins are co-located in the Diaphorobacter sp. HDW4B genome:
- the gdhA gene encoding NADP-specific glutamate dehydrogenase, whose protein sequence is MKHASLGQFLEQVAQRNPGQPEFLQAVTEVMESLWPFIEKNPRYAELGLLERLVEPERVLMFRVSWTDDQGNVQVNRGFRIQHSMSIGPYKGGLRFHPSVNLSVLKFLAFEQTFKNALTTLPMGGGKGGSDFDPKGKSPAEVMRFCQAFVTELFRHVGPDTDVPAGDIGVGGREVGFMAGMYKKLANNAASVFTGKGLTFGGSLIRPEATGYGTVYFADEMLKTRGKSFDGMRVSVSGSGNVAQYAVEKAMQLGAKVVTVSDSSGTVIDEDGFTTEKLAVLMEVKNHNYGRVNDYAAKVGAKFEAGVRPWHVKVDVALPCATQNELDEKDAKLLIENGVVCVAEGANMPSTIEAAKAFEAAGVLYAPGKASNAGGVATSGLEMSQNAMRLSWPREEVDARLLQIMQNIHAACLKHGKRADGTVSYIDGANIAGFVKVADAMLAQGVI, encoded by the coding sequence ATGAAGCACGCATCGCTCGGGCAATTCCTCGAACAAGTCGCCCAACGCAATCCCGGTCAACCGGAATTCCTGCAAGCCGTCACGGAAGTGATGGAGAGCCTGTGGCCCTTCATCGAAAAGAACCCGCGCTATGCAGAGCTCGGCCTGCTGGAGCGTCTGGTCGAGCCTGAGCGCGTGCTGATGTTCCGCGTGTCCTGGACCGACGATCAAGGCAACGTGCAAGTCAATCGCGGCTTCCGCATCCAGCACAGCATGTCGATTGGCCCTTACAAGGGCGGTCTGCGCTTCCACCCCTCGGTGAACCTGTCGGTGTTGAAGTTCCTGGCTTTCGAGCAAACCTTCAAGAACGCCCTGACCACCCTGCCCATGGGCGGCGGCAAGGGCGGCTCGGACTTCGACCCCAAGGGCAAGAGCCCCGCTGAAGTCATGCGCTTCTGCCAAGCCTTCGTGACCGAGCTGTTCCGTCACGTGGGTCCAGACACCGATGTGCCAGCAGGCGACATCGGCGTGGGCGGCCGCGAAGTCGGCTTCATGGCCGGCATGTACAAGAAGCTGGCCAACAACGCCGCTTCCGTGTTCACGGGCAAGGGCCTGACTTTCGGCGGCTCGCTGATCCGTCCTGAAGCGACTGGCTACGGCACGGTCTACTTCGCCGACGAAATGCTCAAGACCCGCGGCAAGAGCTTCGACGGCATGCGCGTTTCGGTGTCCGGCTCGGGCAACGTGGCGCAGTACGCTGTTGAAAAGGCCATGCAACTGGGTGCCAAGGTCGTGACCGTGTCCGACTCGTCCGGCACCGTGATCGACGAAGACGGTTTCACCACCGAAAAGCTGGCCGTTCTGATGGAAGTGAAGAACCACAACTACGGCCGCGTGAACGACTACGCCGCCAAGGTCGGTGCCAAGTTCGAAGCCGGCGTGCGCCCATGGCACGTGAAGGTCGACGTGGCTCTGCCATGCGCCACCCAGAACGAACTGGACGAAAAGGACGCCAAGCTGCTGATCGAAAACGGCGTGGTCTGCGTGGCCGAAGGCGCGAACATGCCGTCGACCATCGAAGCCGCCAAGGCTTTCGAAGCTGCTGGCGTGCTGTACGCACCGGGCAAGGCTTCCAACGCGGGTGGCGTGGCCACTTCGGGTCTGGAAATGAGCCAGAACGCGATGCGCCTGTCATGGCCGCGTGAAGAAGTGGACGCACGTCTGCTGCAGATCATGCAGAACATCCACGCTGCTTGCTTGAAGCATGGCAAGCGTGCTGATGGCACGGTGAGCTACATCGATGGGGCGAACATCGCTGGGTTCGTCAAGGTGGCGGATGCGATGTTGGCTCAGGGCGTGATCTGA
- a CDS encoding LysE family translocator — MDALLFIPVSIAISLTPGPNNFCGLNNGIRAGVVPALIATTGRVAAFAIFLTVSAIGLGAMLLASETAFVAVKWIGAVYLFWIGWKAWRSRDFGGAAMIENSDGTTEVAAPQQYSVKTLAMQEFLLGITNPKAIILFAAIFPQFIDPSKPAAQQFLVLGSIYLMAEFVSTLVYASCGRQIRRWIRTPKGVVRLNKATGGFFMGAGGLLLATQR, encoded by the coding sequence ATGGATGCTCTCCTGTTCATACCAGTCTCGATCGCGATCTCGCTCACGCCGGGGCCCAACAACTTCTGCGGCCTCAACAACGGCATCCGCGCAGGCGTCGTCCCCGCACTGATCGCCACCACAGGTCGTGTAGCAGCCTTCGCCATCTTCCTCACCGTCTCCGCGATTGGCCTGGGCGCGATGCTGCTGGCTTCTGAAACCGCTTTCGTCGCAGTCAAGTGGATCGGCGCGGTCTACCTCTTCTGGATCGGCTGGAAGGCCTGGCGCAGCCGCGATTTCGGCGGCGCAGCCATGATCGAAAACAGCGACGGAACCACGGAGGTCGCCGCGCCCCAGCAGTATTCGGTGAAAACCTTGGCCATGCAGGAGTTCCTGCTCGGCATCACCAACCCCAAAGCCATCATCCTCTTCGCCGCGATCTTCCCGCAGTTCATCGACCCGTCCAAGCCAGCCGCACAGCAGTTCCTAGTGCTCGGCTCGATCTACCTGATGGCGGAATTCGTATCGACCTTGGTCTACGCCTCCTGCGGCCGCCAGATCAGAAGATGGATCCGCACGCCAAAAGGCGTCGTCCGCCTCAACAAGGCAACAGGCGGCTTCTTCATGGGCGCAGGCGGCCTCCTGCTAGCTACGCAGCGCTAA
- a CDS encoding transporter substrate-binding domain-containing protein — protein sequence MRTIVQRRRLFIIHTVLTTAVAATCALAALPAAAGQRLDQIMQTKTLRVGTPGDYRPFAIKTDGGYSGHDIDVIEAMAKEMGVKIEWVPTTWPNLMPDLKANKYDVAVGGITRNVARIGQADMLPGYAPFGKVALVRKADKDKFTSPESLNQSGVRVIKNPGGTNEAYVLQNLTAAQVSTHDKNAEIPALIAEGKGDVMITETYEALHYARVEPRLYAAFLEKPLTPVNTLGFMFPADDAEYARVLRFTWEQIDNRGGLKAAAQKWLK from the coding sequence ATGCGCACCATCGTCCAACGCCGCCGTCTTTTCATCATCCACACCGTCCTGACCACCGCCGTCGCCGCCACCTGCGCACTGGCTGCATTGCCCGCTGCTGCGGGCCAGCGGCTCGACCAGATCATGCAGACCAAGACGCTGCGCGTGGGCACGCCGGGTGACTACCGTCCGTTTGCGATCAAAACCGATGGCGGATACAGCGGCCACGACATCGATGTGATCGAAGCCATGGCTAAGGAAATGGGCGTGAAGATCGAGTGGGTGCCGACCACCTGGCCGAATCTGATGCCCGATCTCAAGGCCAACAAATACGACGTGGCCGTAGGCGGCATCACCCGCAACGTGGCGCGCATCGGTCAAGCCGACATGCTGCCGGGCTACGCGCCCTTCGGCAAGGTGGCGCTGGTGCGCAAGGCGGACAAGGACAAGTTCACATCGCCCGAGAGCCTGAACCAATCCGGCGTGCGCGTGATCAAGAATCCCGGCGGCACGAACGAGGCCTATGTGCTGCAGAACCTCACTGCAGCGCAGGTCAGCACCCACGACAAGAACGCTGAAATCCCCGCACTGATCGCCGAGGGCAAGGGCGATGTGATGATCACAGAAACCTACGAGGCGCTGCACTACGCGCGCGTCGAGCCACGCCTGTACGCCGCGTTTCTGGAAAAGCCCCTCACGCCCGTGAACACGCTGGGCTTCATGTTCCCAGCCGACGATGCGGAGTACGCGCGCGTGCTGCGTTTCACCTGGGAGCAGATCGACAACCGGGGTGGCTTGAAGGCGGCAGCGCAGAAGTGGTTGAAGTAA